Sequence from the Erythrobacter insulae genome:
AGACGGTGTTCCTGCCGGTTCGCATGGGGCCGGTTGTGCTACCGATACCTCGCAAAGTGCATCGCAGCGTTCACGGACCCGTGATCGAGAATGACAATGGCTTCTTCGCGGTGCGTTACGGCGGTATGGAAAGCGTCGAGCAGCTAGATGCCTATTACCGGATCAACAAGGCAACCAATTTCGAAGAATGGCAGACGCAGATGGCCCGCATGGCGATCCCGTCGACCAACTTCATCTACGCCGATGAAACGGGCAACATCGCCTATGTCTATAACGCGGCGATCCCTGACCGGCCCGAAGATGTGAAGGCCGACTGGCGCAACGTGCTGGATGGCACTCGCTCGGACCTGATCTGGGAAGGCGCAGTCGATTATGCTGAGCTGCCCAAGGTCATCAATCCGGCCTCAGGCTGGCTCTATAATGCCAACAATGAGCCATTCACTGCGGCAGGAGCAGCAGACGATATTGCCCGTGACAGCGTTTCGCCGATCCTTGGTGTCGAAGAAAAACAGACCAATCGGTCACGCCGCGCTTACAAGCTTTTGTCCGAATCCAGCCTGCTTGACCGCGCTAATCTGGAGCGGATCAAATATGACACCTCCTATGAGCGCGAAGGCTATGTTGCTGATTTGTGGGACGAGATTGAAGCGATGGATAGCTTCTTTACTACAGAGCCTGCGGGAACCGGGGAAGCGGCCGAGCTTCTCAAGAATTGGGATTTTACCGCTGACGGCAAAGGCCGCGCAGACGCTCTTGCCTTGCTGATGATCCGCGATTTCATGTCGGCGGAGTATCAGAACAAGAGCGAAATGCCCGATGTACGCGAGATGCTGCACAAGGCGGTCGAGCATCTGACGGAGCATTTCGGCCGGATTGACCCGCCAATGAGCGACCTGCTGCGTTTGCGCCAAGGTGAGGTCGATCTGCCGCTGGATGGCGGATCAGACACTTTGCGCGCTTCGACCACATGGGAAGTGCACGAAGACGGGCGGCTCAGCCTCGTTCACGGTGACAGCTTTATCCAGTGGGTTGAATGGAACGAGGGCGAGCGCGTCTTCTCACGCTCGATCCAGCCCTTCGGTTCAGCGATCACTCGGCCCGAAAGCCCGCATCACACCGATCAAATGCAGCTGTTCGTCGATCATAAATTGAAGCCCGTCTATTTTTGGCGCGAAGATGTTTTGGCGAACGCCAAACGGCGATACACCGTAACCAATTCCAATTGATCCATTGTTGAAAATCGTCGGTTTGCGCACCACATAGCAAGCTATTGAAATTCCTAAGGGGAGAATACTCTAATGTCCGTTCTGAACGCAGGCACCCGCCTTGCTACTACCAGCCTGGCCGCGATCGCGCTTGCGATTGTCGCACCTGCCACTCCGGCTCTGGCCGATGGCCACGGCAATCACGCCGCAGGCGAAATGAAGGCAGGCGGCGATCTGACCGATCTGGTCGCGCAGGTTGCTATCCCTTACGAAGAATTCGAACTCGAAAACGGTCTGACCGTGATCGTTCACGAAGACCGCAAAGCTCCGGTTGTCGGCGTCGCGGTATGGTACAATGTCGGCTCCAAAGACGAACCGACCGGCAAGACCGGCTTTGCCCACCTGTTTGAACACCTGATGTTCAACGGCAGCGAAAATGCGCCAGCGGATTATTTCCAATACCTTCAGGAAATGGGCGCGACCGACTATAACGGCACCACCAATTTCGACCGTACCAACTATTTCCAGACCGTTCCTTCGCCTGCGCTCGAACGCGCATTGTGGCTTGAAAGCGACCGGATGGGTTATTTGCTCGGCGCGGTCACGCAGGAAAAACTCGATAACCAGCGCGGCGTTGTGCAAAACGAAAAACGCCAGGGCGATAACCAGCCCGGCGGGCTTGTATTCTATG
This genomic interval carries:
- a CDS encoding acylase codes for the protein MAWVKRSAFTLIVLLIIAFVILATWEPIAAGSSDAPADRTYSAEIIRDEFGVPKIYGKTDADVAFGVAIAQAEDDFFTLQDVVAMSRGRYGAIAGEEGATFDYVYHLLDARGTASREYPKLPEDSRALFEAFASGLNQYAEDHPDEVKLSNLFPVNGEDVAAGFVLRQPFFYGLANVVGPLVEGGDLRREFGPDIPGFPREGSEPAKEAGTESMAKTGIHPLPWGEDAALLGSNAWAVSPEKSGGPTTLISNSHQPLRGGVAWYELTVESEEGWHFTGANFPGSPFPFLGHNRHLGWTNTVNRPDMVDIYKLEMNDAGDQYRLDGEWRDLETKTVFLPVRMGPVVLPIPRKVHRSVHGPVIENDNGFFAVRYGGMESVEQLDAYYRINKATNFEEWQTQMARMAIPSTNFIYADETGNIAYVYNAAIPDRPEDVKADWRNVLDGTRSDLIWEGAVDYAELPKVINPASGWLYNANNEPFTAAGAADDIARDSVSPILGVEEKQTNRSRRAYKLLSESSLLDRANLERIKYDTSYEREGYVADLWDEIEAMDSFFTTEPAGTGEAAELLKNWDFTADGKGRADALALLMIRDFMSAEYQNKSEMPDVREMLHKAVEHLTEHFGRIDPPMSDLLRLRQGEVDLPLDGGSDTLRASTTWEVHEDGRLSLVHGDSFIQWVEWNEGERVFSRSIQPFGSAITRPESPHHTDQMQLFVDHKLKPVYFWREDVLANAKRRYTVTNSN